A single window of Streptomyces sudanensis DNA harbors:
- a CDS encoding zinc-binding dehydrogenase produces MVVRAAVLPSAGSPLEITGIELPEPGPGEVRVRLAAAGVCHSDLSLCDGTMRVPVPAVLGHEGAGTVVSVGEGVTGLAPGDGVVLNWAPSCGSCHHCGIGEVWLCADAMSGVGRAHAVTEDGRRLHPGLNVAAFAQETVVPAPCALPLPEGVPLVDAALLGCAVLTGYGAVHHSARVRAGESVVVFGVGGVGLAALQAARIAGAGPIVAVDVSPEKEALARASGATDFLVASDTTAREVRGLTGGRGADVAVECAGRAAAIRTAWDSTRRGGRTTVVGIGGKDQRVSFNALEVFHWARTLSGCVYGNSDPARDLPVLAGHVRAGRLDPAALVTRRIGLEDIPEAFGDMLAGRGGRALVVF; encoded by the coding sequence GTGGTCGTCCGCGCCGCCGTCCTGCCCTCCGCCGGGTCCCCACTGGAGATCACCGGCATCGAACTGCCCGAGCCCGGCCCCGGGGAGGTGCGGGTCCGCCTCGCCGCCGCCGGGGTCTGCCACTCCGACCTGTCCCTGTGCGACGGCACCATGCGGGTGCCCGTGCCCGCCGTCCTCGGCCACGAGGGCGCCGGCACCGTCGTCTCCGTGGGGGAGGGCGTCACCGGCCTCGCCCCCGGCGACGGCGTCGTCCTCAACTGGGCGCCCTCCTGCGGCTCCTGCCACCACTGCGGGATCGGCGAGGTGTGGCTGTGCGCCGACGCGATGTCCGGCGTCGGCCGCGCGCACGCCGTCACCGAGGACGGCAGGCGGCTCCACCCGGGGTTGAACGTCGCCGCGTTCGCGCAGGAGACGGTGGTCCCCGCCCCCTGCGCCCTGCCCCTCCCGGAGGGGGTGCCGCTCGTCGACGCCGCCCTCCTCGGCTGCGCCGTGCTCACCGGCTACGGCGCCGTCCACCACTCCGCGCGCGTGCGCGCGGGCGAGTCGGTCGTCGTGTTCGGCGTCGGCGGGGTCGGCCTGGCCGCCCTCCAGGCGGCCCGGATCGCCGGCGCCGGGCCGATCGTCGCCGTCGACGTGTCGCCGGAGAAGGAGGCCCTGGCGAGGGCGTCCGGGGCGACCGACTTCCTCGTCGCCTCCGACACGACCGCCCGCGAGGTACGCGGTCTGACCGGGGGACGGGGCGCGGACGTGGCCGTGGAGTGCGCCGGCCGGGCCGCCGCCATCCGCACCGCCTGGGACTCCACCCGGCGCGGCGGCCGCACCACGGTCGTCGGCATCGGCGGCAAGGACCAGCGGGTGTCGTTCAACGCCCTGGAGGTCTTCCACTGGGCCCGCACCCTCTCCGGCTGCGTCTACGGGAACTCCGACCCCGCCCGCGACCTGCCCGTGCTCGCCGGGCACGTCCGCGCGGGGCGCCTGGACCCGGCCGCCCTCGTCACCCGCCGGATCGGCCTGGAGGACATCCCGGAGGCGTTCGGCGACATGCTCGCCGGCAGGGGCGGGCGCGCCCTGGTCGTCTTCTAG
- a CDS encoding YiaA/YiaB family inner membrane protein gives MSDTPVKQQNTAAYYAQAVASFAIALGAVALGIGNLEADVWVRAFLGIAVLYLTTSAFTLAKVVRDRQEAGQIVSRVDQARLEKLLAEHDPFQKL, from the coding sequence ATGAGTGACACACCGGTCAAGCAGCAGAACACCGCCGCCTACTACGCGCAGGCGGTCGCCTCCTTCGCCATCGCCCTCGGGGCCGTCGCCCTCGGCATCGGCAACCTGGAGGCGGACGTCTGGGTGCGGGCCTTCCTCGGCATCGCCGTCCTGTACCTCACGACCTCCGCCTTCACCCTCGCCAAGGTCGTCCGCGACCGCCAGGAGGCCGGGCAGATCGTCAGCCGCGTCGACCAGGCGCGGCTGGAGAAGCTGCTCGCCGAGCACGACCCCTTCCAGAAGCTCTGA
- a CDS encoding TetR/AcrR family transcriptional regulator has product MGTAQETDGGEDAPWGEVTPDAARRLLVAAVDAFAERGYHATTTRDIAGRAGMSPAALYIHYRTKEDLLHRISRIGHDRALEILEEAADGPGTAAERLAGAVRSFVRWHAERHTTARIVQYELDALAPEHRAEIVALRRRSDAAVRRIIGEGVAAGEFDVPDVPGTTLAVLSLCIDVARWFDARGGRTPDEVGALYADLVLRMVRARA; this is encoded by the coding sequence ATGGGCACCGCGCAGGAGACGGACGGCGGGGAGGACGCGCCGTGGGGCGAGGTCACCCCGGACGCGGCCCGGCGCCTGCTCGTGGCCGCCGTCGACGCCTTCGCCGAACGGGGCTACCACGCCACGACCACCCGGGACATCGCGGGCCGCGCCGGGATGAGCCCCGCCGCGCTCTACATCCACTACCGGACCAAGGAGGACCTCCTCCACCGGATCAGCCGCATCGGCCACGACAGGGCCCTGGAGATCCTGGAGGAGGCGGCGGACGGCCCCGGCACCGCCGCCGAGCGGCTCGCCGGCGCCGTACGGTCCTTCGTCCGCTGGCACGCCGAGCGCCACACCACCGCCCGCATCGTCCAGTACGAGCTCGACGCCCTCGCCCCCGAGCACCGCGCGGAGATCGTCGCCCTGCGCCGCAGGAGCGACGCCGCCGTGCGCCGCATCATCGGCGAGGGCGTCGCCGCCGGCGAGTTCGACGTGCCGGACGTGCCGGGCACCACCCTCGCCGTGCTCTCCCTCTGCATCGACGTGGCGCGCTGGTTCGACGCCCGGGGCGGCCGCACCCCCGACGAGGTCGGCGCGCTCTACGCCGACCTCGTCCTGCGCATGGTGCGGGCCCGCGCCTAG
- a CDS encoding MaoC family dehydratase codes for MAEPRVFTSVHGLRAAVGERLGYSDWLEVDQGRIDLFADATGDHQWIHVDRERAASGPFGTTVAHGYLTLSLLPVLTAQVMRVEGARTGVNYGTDRVRFPAPLPAGSRVRATAVVKAVEEVPGGVQVTAVVTVEREGGGKPVCVAEPVSRFFF; via the coding sequence ATGGCTGAGCCGAGGGTCTTCACCTCCGTCCACGGGCTGCGGGCCGCGGTGGGCGAGCGGCTGGGGTACAGCGACTGGCTGGAGGTGGACCAGGGGCGGATCGACCTGTTCGCCGACGCCACCGGGGACCACCAGTGGATCCACGTCGACCGGGAGCGGGCGGCGTCCGGCCCGTTCGGGACGACCGTCGCGCACGGCTACCTGACGCTGTCCCTGCTGCCCGTCCTGACGGCGCAGGTGATGCGGGTGGAGGGGGCGCGGACGGGCGTCAACTACGGCACGGACCGGGTGCGCTTCCCCGCGCCGCTGCCGGCCGGGTCGCGGGTGCGGGCGACCGCCGTGGTGAAGGCGGTCGAGGAGGTGCCCGGCGGGGTGCAGGTGACCGCCGTGGTGACGGTGGAGCGGGAGGGCGGCGGCAAACCGGTGTGCGTCGCCGAGCCGGTGTCCCGCTTCTTCTTCTGA
- the soxR gene encoding redox-sensitive transcriptional activator SoxR: protein MPQIPEKIHELTVGQLSARSGAAVSALRFYEAKGLITSRRTSGNQRRYSRDALRRVAFVRAAQRVGIPLATIRQALAELPEERTPTREDWERLSRTWQAELEARIEQLARLRDHLTDCIGCGCLSLDTCVLSNPDDVFGERLTGSRLLPERPRRRGEGGREPRERSGGGGARA from the coding sequence ATGCCGCAGATCCCAGAGAAGATCCACGAACTGACCGTCGGCCAGCTCTCCGCCCGCAGCGGCGCGGCGGTCTCCGCCCTGCGCTTCTACGAGGCCAAGGGCCTGATCACCAGCCGCCGCACCAGTGGCAACCAGCGCCGCTACAGCAGGGACGCCCTGCGGCGCGTCGCCTTCGTGCGCGCGGCCCAGCGCGTCGGCATCCCCCTGGCCACCATCCGCCAGGCCCTCGCCGAACTGCCCGAGGAGCGCACGCCCACCCGCGAGGACTGGGAGCGGCTCTCCCGTACCTGGCAGGCCGAGCTGGAGGCCCGCATAGAGCAGCTCGCCCGGCTCCGCGACCACCTCACCGACTGCATCGGCTGCGGGTGCCTCTCGCTCGACACCTGCGTCCTGTCCAATCCGGACGACGTGTTCGGCGAGCGCCTGACCGGTTCCCGCCTGCTGCCGGAGCGCCCCCGCAGGCGCGGGGAGGGCGGCCGCGAGCCGCGGGAGCGCTCCGGCGGGGGAGGAGCGCGGGCGTAG
- a CDS encoding DUF1343 domain-containing protein → NTAEGARAGRRVRTGFDRLAASGYAALAGQRAGVVTNPTGVTAGVRHIVDVMHADDRVRLTAVFGPEHGFRGTAQAGGSEGRYDDPATGLPVYDTYGRSGQALADVFTASGVDTVVFDIQDAGARFYTYIWTMYDCMVAAELAGKRFVVLDRPNPVGGRAALGPVLDRAYATFVGREPIAQVHGMTVAELARLFNGEFLARPVRLETVRMAGWRRRDLFDATGLPWVPPSPNMPTPDTALVYGGTCLFEGTNLSEGRGTTRPFELLGAEGVDRRWAEAANALGLPGVVFREAYFAPVFSKFQGRTVGGVQLHVHDRTAFDPVRTGIGLLVTAKRTWSGFAWRADRWIDRLTGSATVRTMIDAGAGPDEVAAAWQRDLAAFRAVREEYLLYR, encoded by the coding sequence CCAACACCGCGGAGGGGGCGCGGGCGGGGAGGCGGGTGCGCACCGGTTTCGACCGGCTGGCGGCGAGCGGGTACGCCGCGCTCGCCGGGCAGCGGGCCGGCGTGGTGACCAACCCGACCGGGGTCACCGCCGGGGTGCGGCACATCGTGGACGTGATGCACGCCGACGACCGGGTGCGGCTGACGGCCGTGTTCGGACCCGAGCACGGCTTCCGGGGCACCGCCCAGGCGGGCGGCTCGGAGGGGCGGTACGACGACCCGGCGACCGGGCTGCCGGTCTACGACACGTACGGCAGGAGCGGGCAGGCCCTCGCGGACGTGTTCACCGCGTCCGGGGTGGACACGGTGGTGTTCGACATCCAGGACGCGGGGGCGCGCTTCTACACCTACATCTGGACCATGTACGACTGCATGGTCGCCGCCGAGCTGGCGGGGAAGCGGTTCGTCGTGCTGGACCGGCCCAACCCGGTCGGCGGGCGGGCGGCGCTGGGGCCGGTCCTGGACCGGGCGTACGCCACCTTCGTGGGGCGGGAGCCGATCGCGCAGGTGCACGGGATGACCGTGGCGGAGCTGGCGCGATTGTTCAACGGGGAGTTCCTGGCACGGCCGGTGCGCCTGGAGACGGTGCGGATGGCGGGGTGGCGGCGGCGGGACCTCTTCGACGCGACGGGGCTGCCGTGGGTGCCGCCGAGCCCGAACATGCCCACGCCCGACACGGCCCTCGTGTACGGCGGGACCTGCCTGTTCGAGGGCACCAACCTGTCGGAGGGACGCGGTACGACCCGGCCGTTCGAGCTGCTGGGGGCCGAGGGCGTGGACCGGCGGTGGGCGGAGGCGGCGAACGCGCTGGGGCTGCCGGGGGTGGTGTTCCGGGAGGCGTACTTCGCGCCGGTGTTCTCCAAGTTCCAGGGCAGGACGGTCGGCGGGGTGCAGTTGCACGTGCACGACCGGACCGCCTTCGACCCCGTGCGGACCGGGATCGGGCTCCTGGTGACGGCGAAGCGGACGTGGAGCGGGTTCGCCTGGCGTGCCGACCGCTGGATCGACAGGCTGACCGGCTCGGCGACCGTGCGGACCATGATCGACGCGGGTGCCGGACCGGACGAGGTGGCCGCCGCGTGGCAGCGGGACCTCGCGGCGTTCCGGGCGGTGCGCGAGGAGTACCTGCTGTACCGCTGA
- a CDS encoding MBL fold metallo-hydrolase, translating to MPATDPYTVQLATGVYAYVQPDGGWCLNNAGWVGDGARTVLIDTAATERRALALRDALLAHGAAPPDTVVNTHHHGDHTYGNSVFLPGAAVVGHEECRREALAAGLQLHLLWPGTDFGDVRVTPPSVTYGGRMTLYAAGTEVRLIHPGPAHTTGDTVVHLPERGVVFTGDLVFHGGTPFLASGSLRGSLRALELLRSLDAETVVPGHGPVADPSVYDATEAYLRFVAELSEDGRARGLTPLEVARRADLGAFGGLREPERLVANVHRAYAELEGLPEGAPLDAATVFGDMIAMNGGRPVACHA from the coding sequence ATGCCCGCGACCGACCCGTACACCGTCCAGCTCGCGACCGGCGTGTACGCCTACGTCCAACCGGACGGCGGATGGTGCCTGAACAACGCCGGGTGGGTCGGCGACGGCGCCCGGACCGTCCTGATCGACACCGCGGCGACCGAGCGCCGCGCGCTGGCCCTGCGCGACGCGCTCCTCGCCCACGGCGCCGCCCCGCCGGACACCGTCGTCAACACCCACCACCACGGGGACCACACGTACGGCAACTCCGTGTTCCTGCCCGGGGCGGCCGTCGTCGGGCACGAGGAGTGCCGCCGGGAGGCGCTGGCCGCGGGGCTGCAACTGCACCTGCTGTGGCCGGGCACCGACTTCGGCGACGTCCGCGTCACGCCGCCCTCGGTGACGTACGGCGGACGGATGACCCTGTACGCCGCGGGCACGGAGGTGCGGCTGATCCACCCGGGCCCGGCCCACACCACGGGTGACACGGTCGTGCACCTGCCGGAGCGGGGCGTCGTCTTCACCGGGGACCTGGTCTTCCACGGTGGGACGCCGTTCCTGGCGAGCGGTTCGCTGCGCGGCTCGCTGCGGGCCCTGGAGCTGCTGCGGTCGCTCGACGCGGAGACGGTCGTGCCCGGGCACGGGCCGGTCGCGGACCCGTCCGTGTACGACGCGACGGAGGCGTACCTGCGGTTCGTGGCCGAGCTGTCGGAGGACGGCCGGGCCCGGGGGCTGACCCCGCTGGAGGTGGCGCGGCGGGCGGACCTGGGCGCGTTCGGCGGGCTGCGCGAACCGGAACGCTTGGTGGCGAACGTCCACCGCGCGTACGCGGAGCTGGAGGGGCTGCCGGAGGGGGCGCCGCTGGACGCGGCGACGGTGTTCGGGGACATGATCGCGATGAACGGCGGCCGGCCGGTGGCCTGCCACGCCTGA
- a CDS encoding NUDIX domain-containing protein: MHPSPGEELLDVVDERDEVVGRLPRAEVYARGLRHRCVFVLVRDAAGRIFVHRRTASKALFPSRYDMFVGGVVGAGEPYDAAALREAEEELGVRGLPRPVPVVSFLYDDGPGGHGSWWSRVYEVRCGLPVSPQAEEVAWHAFVTEAELERRLGEWPWVPDGLAAWERLRGTRARGAAAGGSGGTGPRRP; the protein is encoded by the coding sequence ATGCACCCGTCCCCCGGCGAGGAACTCCTGGACGTCGTCGACGAGCGGGACGAGGTGGTCGGGCGGCTCCCGCGCGCCGAGGTCTACGCCCGCGGGCTGCGCCACCGCTGCGTGTTCGTCCTGGTGCGGGACGCCGCCGGACGGATCTTCGTGCACCGGCGCACCGCGTCGAAGGCGCTGTTCCCGTCGCGGTACGACATGTTCGTCGGCGGTGTCGTCGGCGCGGGCGAGCCGTACGACGCGGCGGCGCTGCGGGAGGCCGAGGAGGAGCTGGGCGTGCGCGGTCTGCCGCGGCCGGTGCCGGTGGTGTCCTTCCTGTACGACGATGGGCCGGGCGGGCACGGCTCGTGGTGGTCGCGGGTGTACGAGGTGCGGTGCGGCCTGCCGGTGTCGCCGCAGGCGGAGGAGGTCGCCTGGCACGCGTTCGTGACGGAGGCGGAGCTGGAGCGGCGGCTGGGCGAGTGGCCGTGGGTGCCGGACGGGCTCGCGGCGTGGGAGCGGCTGCGCGGGACGCGTGCCCGGGGCGCGGCGGCGGGAGGCTCCGGGGGGACCGGTCCCCGCCGGCCGTGA
- a CDS encoding FAD-binding dehydrogenase: MAYDADVIVIGAGLAGLVATAELVDAGRSVILLDQEPEQSFGGQAHWSFGGLFLVDSPEQRRMRVRDSRDLALQDWFGTAGFDRPEDRWPRRWAEAYVDFAAGEKRAWLHRQGVRFFPVVGWAERGGYDATGHGNSVPRFHITWGTGPALVEPFERRVREGVARGLVRMCFRHRVTVLGRTGGAVDTVGGEILEPSDAPRGTASSREVTGAFEYRAQAVVIASGGIGGNHDLVRAQWPERLGTPPKRMLSGVPAHVDGLMLGIAEAAGAHHVNRDRMWHYTEGIENWDPVWARHGIRILPGPSSLWLDALGRRLPVPLFPGFDTLGTLEHIMRTGHEHTWFVLDRKIIGKEFALSGSEQNPDLTGRSVRDVIGRARADVPPPVRAFMDRGADFVVERDLSALVRGMNALTGEPLIDEAALRREIVARDREITNPFTKDLQVTAIRGARRYLGDRLIRTAAPHRILDPEAGPLIAVRLNILTRKSLGGLETDLSSRVLTAAGEPLPGLYAAGEAAGFGGGGVHGYRSLEGTFLGGCLFSGRAAGRAAARAVA, translated from the coding sequence ATGGCCTACGACGCCGACGTGATCGTGATCGGCGCGGGCCTCGCCGGTCTCGTCGCCACCGCCGAACTGGTCGACGCCGGGCGCAGCGTCATCCTCCTCGACCAGGAGCCCGAGCAGTCCTTCGGCGGACAGGCCCACTGGTCCTTCGGCGGCCTGTTCCTCGTCGACTCGCCCGAGCAGCGCCGCATGCGCGTCCGCGACAGCCGCGACCTGGCCCTCCAGGACTGGTTCGGCACGGCCGGCTTCGACCGGCCCGAGGACCGCTGGCCGCGCCGCTGGGCCGAGGCGTACGTGGACTTCGCGGCCGGCGAGAAGCGGGCCTGGCTGCACCGGCAGGGCGTGCGCTTCTTCCCCGTCGTGGGCTGGGCGGAGCGCGGCGGCTACGACGCCACCGGGCACGGCAACTCCGTCCCGCGCTTCCACATCACCTGGGGAACGGGCCCGGCCCTGGTCGAGCCGTTCGAGCGCCGCGTCCGCGAGGGCGTCGCCCGGGGCCTGGTCCGGATGTGCTTCCGCCACCGGGTCACCGTCCTCGGCCGCACCGGCGGCGCCGTCGACACGGTCGGCGGCGAGATCCTGGAGCCGTCCGACGCTCCGCGCGGCACGGCCAGCAGCCGCGAGGTGACCGGCGCGTTCGAGTACCGAGCCCAGGCGGTCGTCATCGCCTCCGGAGGCATCGGCGGCAACCACGACCTGGTGCGCGCCCAGTGGCCCGAACGCCTCGGCACCCCGCCGAAGCGGATGCTGTCCGGGGTGCCCGCGCACGTCGACGGCCTGATGCTCGGCATCGCGGAGGCGGCCGGCGCCCACCACGTCAACCGCGACCGCATGTGGCACTACACCGAGGGCATCGAGAACTGGGACCCGGTCTGGGCCCGCCACGGCATCCGCATCCTGCCCGGCCCGTCGTCGCTCTGGCTGGACGCCCTCGGCCGCCGCCTGCCCGTGCCGCTGTTCCCCGGCTTCGACACGCTCGGCACGCTGGAGCACATCATGCGCACCGGCCACGAGCACACCTGGTTCGTCCTCGACCGGAAGATCATCGGCAAGGAGTTCGCGCTCTCCGGCAGCGAGCAGAACCCGGACCTCACCGGCAGGTCCGTACGGGACGTCATCGGCCGCGCCCGCGCCGACGTGCCGCCGCCGGTGCGGGCGTTCATGGACCGGGGCGCCGACTTCGTCGTGGAGCGCGACCTGTCCGCCCTGGTGCGCGGCATGAACGCGCTCACCGGGGAGCCGCTGATCGACGAGGCGGCGCTGCGCCGCGAGATCGTCGCCCGCGATCGGGAGATCACCAATCCCTTCACCAAGGACCTCCAGGTCACCGCCATCCGCGGCGCCCGCCGGTACCTCGGCGACCGGCTCATCCGCACCGCGGCCCCGCACCGCATCCTCGACCCGGAGGCGGGCCCGCTCATCGCCGTACGGCTGAACATCCTCACCCGCAAGTCGCTGGGCGGCCTGGAGACGGACCTGTCCTCACGGGTCCTCACCGCGGCGGGGGAACCGCTCCCGGGGCTCTACGCGGCGGGGGAGGCGGCCGGTTTCGGCGGGGGCGGCGTCCACGGCTACCGCTCCCTGGAGGGCACCTTCCTCGGCGGCTGCCTCTTCTCCGGCCGTGCGGCGGGCCGGGCCGCGGCGCGGGCCGTGGCCTGA
- a CDS encoding DUF4440 domain-containing protein, with protein MARRFRVAEFPDPVAAAVAGELRLLEPAVRASREEAARLLDPEFTEIGASGRRWTREEMLAELSAMDGAAADGPRHEVSGMAGVPLAPGVVHLTYETVLDGRRARRSSLWRRAADGTGAPWRMYHHQGTPVPDGA; from the coding sequence GTGGCGCGGCGGTTCCGCGTGGCGGAGTTCCCCGACCCGGTCGCCGCGGCCGTCGCGGGCGAGCTGCGGCTGCTGGAGCCCGCGGTGCGGGCGTCGCGGGAGGAGGCGGCGCGGCTGCTCGACCCGGAGTTCACCGAGATCGGCGCCTCGGGGCGGCGCTGGACGCGCGAGGAGATGCTCGCCGAGCTGTCCGCGATGGACGGTGCCGCGGCGGACGGCCCCCGCCACGAGGTCTCCGGCATGGCGGGGGTGCCGCTCGCGCCGGGCGTGGTGCACCTGACGTACGAGACGGTCCTGGACGGCCGGCGGGCGCGCCGCTCCTCGCTGTGGCGGCGGGCGGCGGACGGCACCGGGGCGCCGTGGCGGATGTACCACCACCAGGGGACGCCCGTCCCGGACGGCGCCTGA
- a CDS encoding amino acid permease, with the protein MSDRPLSAGTTPSPGSPAHPGTSHVDVGYNKALKSRHVNMIAIGGAIGTGLFLGAGGRLAGAGPSLAIAYAVCGVFAFFVVRALGELVLYRPSSGAFVSYAREFMGEKGAYTAGWLYFLNWSTTAVADITAAATYAHFWAMFSDIDQWILALIALAVVLAANLISVKYFGEMEFWFAIVKVAALVVFMGVGIFLVATSHEVGGHTPGLHTVADNGGIFPLGMLPLLLVVQGVVFAYASVELCGVAAGETENPEKIMPKAINSIMWRVGLFYVGSVVLLALLLPYTSYSADESPFVTVFDELGVPGTAGVMNFVVLTAALSSLNSGLYSTGRILRSMAMAGSAPKFTALMNRGQVPYGGILLTAGFGVLGVGLNYLMPGEAFELVLNFASIGILGTWGMIMLSSLVFWRRAEQGAVVRPAYRLPWAPYTQIATLLFLTSVLFLMWWGGGVGRTTVNCLPLIAALLVGGWFAVRRRVLALAAERQG; encoded by the coding sequence ATGAGCGACCGACCGCTGTCCGCGGGCACCACCCCGAGCCCCGGCTCCCCGGCACACCCGGGCACCTCTCACGTCGACGTCGGCTACAACAAGGCCCTCAAGTCCCGGCACGTCAACATGATCGCCATCGGCGGGGCGATCGGCACCGGCCTCTTCCTCGGCGCGGGCGGCCGGCTCGCGGGCGCGGGCCCGTCCCTCGCGATCGCCTACGCGGTCTGCGGCGTCTTCGCCTTCTTCGTCGTCCGCGCCCTCGGCGAACTCGTCCTCTACCGCCCCTCCTCGGGCGCCTTCGTCAGCTACGCGCGCGAGTTCATGGGCGAGAAGGGCGCCTACACGGCCGGCTGGCTGTACTTCCTGAACTGGTCGACCACCGCCGTCGCGGACATCACCGCGGCCGCCACCTACGCCCACTTCTGGGCGATGTTCAGCGACATCGACCAGTGGATCCTGGCGCTGATCGCCCTCGCCGTCGTCCTCGCCGCGAACCTCATCTCCGTGAAGTACTTCGGCGAGATGGAGTTCTGGTTCGCCATCGTCAAGGTCGCCGCCCTGGTGGTCTTCATGGGCGTGGGCATCTTCCTCGTCGCCACCTCCCACGAGGTCGGCGGCCACACCCCCGGCCTGCACACGGTCGCCGACAACGGCGGGATCTTCCCGCTCGGCATGCTCCCGCTGCTGCTGGTCGTCCAGGGCGTCGTCTTCGCGTACGCCTCCGTCGAGCTGTGCGGCGTCGCCGCCGGCGAGACCGAGAACCCCGAGAAGATCATGCCGAAGGCGATCAACTCGATCATGTGGCGCGTGGGCCTGTTCTACGTCGGTTCGGTCGTCCTGCTCGCCCTGCTCCTGCCGTACACCTCGTACTCGGCCGACGAGAGCCCCTTCGTCACCGTCTTCGACGAACTCGGCGTGCCCGGCACGGCCGGCGTGATGAACTTCGTCGTCCTCACCGCCGCGCTGTCCAGCCTCAACTCCGGCCTGTACTCCACCGGCCGCATCCTCCGCTCCATGGCGATGGCCGGCTCGGCGCCGAAGTTCACCGCCCTGATGAACCGGGGCCAGGTGCCCTACGGCGGCATCCTCCTCACCGCGGGCTTCGGCGTCCTGGGCGTCGGCCTCAACTACCTCATGCCGGGCGAGGCGTTCGAACTGGTCCTCAACTTCGCGTCGATCGGCATCCTCGGCACCTGGGGCATGATCATGCTCTCCTCGCTGGTGTTCTGGCGGCGCGCCGAGCAGGGCGCGGTCGTCCGCCCGGCCTACCGCCTGCCGTGGGCCCCGTACACGCAGATCGCCACCCTGCTGTTCCTCACCTCGGTGCTGTTCCTGATGTGGTGGGGCGGCGGCGTCGGCCGGACCACCGTGAACTGCCTCCCGCTGATCGCGGCGCTCCTGGTCGGCGGCTGGTTCGCCGTCCGCAGGCGGGTGCTGGCGCTCGCCGCCGAGCGGCAGGGCTGA
- a CDS encoding pseudouridine synthase, whose product MRGTVGPLEQRGGIDAVRVRLPAGEWRSLRDHLVERYARAIGAARVDAMLAEGAFVGADGRPVTGGEPYAAGRILWFHRELPPEEPVPFEVGIVHRDERIVVADKPHFLATTPRGRHVAETALARLRRDLGLPHLQPAHRLDRLTAGLVLFVVRPEDRGAYQTLFRDRRVRKEYEALAPYDPGVALPATVRSHIVKERGVVAAYEVPGAEPNSESRIELVERRGGLGRYRLVPETGRTHQLRVHMSALGVPILDDPLYPVVREDGPEDHGRPLRLLARALEFTDPFGGSSVRFESRLRLSWPG is encoded by the coding sequence ATGCGCGGGACCGTCGGGCCGCTGGAGCAGCGCGGCGGGATCGACGCCGTACGGGTGCGGTTGCCCGCCGGGGAGTGGCGGAGCCTGCGGGACCACCTCGTCGAGCGGTACGCGCGGGCCATCGGTGCCGCCCGGGTGGACGCCATGCTCGCCGAGGGGGCGTTCGTCGGAGCCGACGGGCGTCCCGTGACGGGTGGCGAGCCGTACGCGGCCGGGCGGATCCTGTGGTTCCACCGGGAGCTGCCGCCCGAGGAGCCGGTGCCGTTCGAGGTGGGGATCGTCCACCGCGACGAGCGGATCGTCGTCGCGGACAAGCCGCACTTCCTGGCCACGACCCCGCGCGGCCGCCACGTGGCCGAGACGGCGCTCGCCCGGCTGCGGCGGGACCTGGGGCTGCCGCACCTGCAGCCCGCGCACCGGCTGGACCGGCTGACCGCGGGGCTCGTGCTGTTCGTCGTGCGGCCGGAGGACCGGGGCGCCTACCAGACGCTGTTCCGGGACCGGCGGGTGCGCAAGGAGTACGAGGCACTGGCACCGTACGACCCGGGGGTGGCGCTGCCGGCGACCGTGCGCAGCCACATCGTCAAGGAGCGGGGGGTCGTCGCCGCGTACGAGGTGCCGGGTGCCGAGCCGAACAGCGAGAGCCGGATCGAGCTGGTGGAGCGGCGGGGCGGGCTCGGCCGGTACCGGCTGGTCCCGGAGACCGGCCGCACCCACCAGCTGCGGGTCCACATGAGCGCGCTCGGCGTGCCGATCCTCGACGACCCGCTCTACCCGGTGGTCCGGGAGGACGGGCCCGAGGACCACGGGCGCCCGCTGCGGCTGCTGGCGCGGGCCCTGGAGTTCACCGACCCGTTCGGCGGCTCATCCGTGCGGTTCGAGAGCCGGCTGCGGCTCTCGTGGCCCGGGTGA